The following are from one region of the Syntrophales bacterium genome:
- a CDS encoding type II toxin-antitoxin system RelE/ParE family toxin translates to MKVRFLELARFELDDAFAWYEEQMPGLGRELLQEVDRSIHRATRWPLSGKVIASELRRCLVKRFPYGIIYGIEEDTLVVVSIAHLHRRPYYWIERWEKAAKGE, encoded by the coding sequence ATGAAGGTGCGTTTCCTGGAATTGGCGCGATTCGAATTGGATGACGCCTTTGCCTGGTATGAGGAACAGATGCCGGGGCTTGGCCGGGAATTGCTGCAGGAGGTAGACCGTTCAATCCATCGCGCGACCCGCTGGCCCCTGTCGGGCAAAGTAATCGCTTCGGAGTTGCGGCGTTGCCTGGTCAAGCGGTTTCCCTATGGGATCATTTACGGGATCGAAGAAGATACGCTGGTCGTCGTCTCCATTGCCCATCTGCATCGGAGGCCCTATTACTGGATCGAGCGTTGGGAAAAGGCCGCAAAAGGCGAATGA
- a CDS encoding addiction module protein, whose product MTSKTEELSKRIEELPDTEKAMLVDIILAKLDKPDADLEKLWADEATRRWTAYKDGRLKTLPYDEVMARYRNR is encoded by the coding sequence ATGACCTCGAAAACAGAGGAACTTTCAAAGAGGATTGAGGAATTGCCGGATACGGAGAAGGCGATGCTCGTCGATATTATCCTGGCAAAACTGGACAAGCCGGATGCGGATCTGGAAAAGCTCTGGGCGGACGAGGCGACCAGGCGATGGACTGCATACAAAGACGGCCGTCTCAAAACGCTGCCCTATGACGAGGTAATGGCGAGGTATCGAAACCGATGA